The sequence GCCGCCTTCCACTCCCAGGGCCCATTACCCGCGGACAGGTGGACCACAGGGTGGTGGGGTGCATGTGCATCGATGGTGACGATGCTGGCAGAGTCGCGGTCAGAGGGTGACCTGTACTGGGAGGAGTCAGAGCTGGCACTGGATGAGGAAGCCGTCTCGGCTGCCTTGGGGCCAGGTGCACCTGGAGCCTTGGACATGGCGATGACCTGCAGCAGCCGGGGCGGGTTGGCCATGCGGGGCTGGGCCGAGGCCGTGGCCACTGCGGCTCCACTCTTCTCAGCCATCATGAGCCACTTGGCCCGTACAGCTGCACTGCTATTGGGGGACAGGCCAGCTGCTGCCTGGGCCCCCTCCTCAGGGATGTGAACCAGAGGTTGCGGTCCGGCCCGAGGCGGCAGGATGACACGTGGCCCAAGCCCTGGCCGAGCCTGGACTGTGGGGTACAGTGAGGGAGGTGCTGgacccccttcctccccctcctcctcctcctcttcctcctcctcctcttcctcctcagccATGGGCTCTGCGGGTGCCCGCAGGTGTGCAGGGCTACCCTCATCTGGTAGCCCCAGGCCTCGGCCCTCCAGCGACTTCTGCTTCCATTCACTGATGAGCTGCTTGGAGCGGGAAGCGTCCAGTGGAACGTGGATGGTCATGTGGCGGCGGGCGGGGTCGTCTAGCGAGGGCGTGCTAACACGGGGCAGTGTGTGGCTGAAGGTCACCATGTTCTCCTTGCCCATGGGGCTGCGAGGAGCAAGCAGGTCCACATCCACACTGGCCCGCTTTAGGCTGCCCAGTGAGGTCTTGTCGCGGGCCACGGGCCGGGGCACACCCTCCAGCCGGCTGGGCGGACCTAGCTCATCAGTGCTCACAGACTTGTTCTGCTGGTACACTGAGTCGTGGCCCCGCTGGGTCAGGGCCCTTAGTGCGTCCTTAGTTGGCACTGGGGCCACTGGTCTCTCTGCCGGTGGGGCCTGGAAGTTGCCCACTGCATGGCAGGCCTAGAGATGAGATGGAGGCTGGGTGTGAGGCCTGGCTGGAGACCAGGGTCCCCACCAGGCCACAGACATGCCTTGGGGGTGAGAGAGGGGAAGTCCACCTTTCTCCCCACAGGACAAATTCTGGCTTCTGGTTACTTTGCACATTTGGCAAGTCTGGGCTCATGAGAGTCTGCCTGTAGCTCCCAAGGGAGAAAATGGCAGCATCCCCCTGGGCAAGGGGCGCTGGCCTTCCCCCTCGGGCCTCCCTATTTGGCCCCTCACCAGGTAGGCTGCTATGCCGGCCCCAATGAGGAAGCCTGCGTAGACGTCCACCGGATGGCTGCGGTACTGCGTGATCTGAGTGAGGCCGCAGACGCCCGCTGCAATGGCGAAGGAGAACACCAGGATGGGCTTCAGCAGCTTGGTGGTATCTGAGATGACCGAGTTGAAGTACATCTGCCGGGGGACAAGTGGGTGGTCAGGGCAGTTGGCCCCTATGGCGCATCTGGGGTGTGGGACAGCACTCACCGACACATAGACAGCAGCAAAGGCAGACAGAGTGGCATGCTGGGATGGGAAGGTCTTCCTGCAAGAAACACCCATGTGAGCCCTGAGGCTCTGGGACTTGCCTTAGTTTCCCCACATGCTTGTTGGGACAGGGTCAGGCATGCTCACCGGGCAGACAGGATGGCATGGGTGTCATGGCCAGAGCATATATCCTGTGTGATGTAGGGATTGGCTTCACACGATGTGCCCAGCAGGGTGTAGTTGGGTTTGCAGACAGTCAGGAAGAAGGGTGCGTGATAGCCCGTGGCCAGTTGGATCACGTCGGTCACCAGGGCCGTGGCACACAGGCCAAACACGTGGACACCTGTCGGGTGGGAGTGCAAGGGCCAGACACGGGAGCTGGGGCCAGACCCACCACCCTCAGTGTGCAGATGCCATGGGGGACTCACCTACAAAGCGCACTGTCCGCCGAAGGAAGGAGTTGAAGTTGCAGCCACCGGCGTGGATGCTGCCCTCAGGCCCGCCCAGGCCCCCGCTGCGGCCCCACAGCCGGGACTGTAGACAGTACAGCATGCCCTCGCCCACCATGATCTGTGGACATGGAGGTGCTCAGCAAGGCTCTGGCCAGGGGCCCACAGCCAGCCCCGCCCCACCCTGCGACTCACTGAAGCTGCGGGCGCAGCAAAGGCCAAGCTGAGGAGCATGAGCAGTGGGATGAGCTCTTCACTTGTCTCCACGTAGGGCATGGACAGCGTGCGGTCGTAGCACTGGAAGCCCACCTTAGCCGGCTTGAAGAGGTCGGTCAGCTCCAGGAAGTAGAGGGACACGATGGAGGATGCCACTATGGGCAGCTGCAGGAAGAACGCTGGCCAGGGTCACACCACACTCGTTCACTGAGTCATCCGCCCACAAATTCAGTCCCTTCACTGACTCGTCCACCCATCTGTGCTGTTCACTCACTGATCAGCTCATTCATCAACTGAGTCACCCACCACCCATCTGTGCATCTAATGGAGCCATTCCTGCACCCAAGATTCAATCCACTAATCACCCTATCAACTCCCAACATCCATCTATTCATTTAGTCATTTTCCATCCATCTGACCCCCACCCATCTGTCTATCCACTGATCTTCCCTtccttctatccatccatcatattccatcatccatccatccatccatccatcaatccacCCACTgccccatccaccatccatccatcatcttcCATTATCcattcaccatcatcaccatccatcaATTcatcatccatccttccatcatccacccacccacctctATACATCTATCCCCTCATCTTTCATTCTGGCCACCCATCCATTCACTTCctcttccatccatccacccttcCTTCATgtattcacccatccatccatccacccacaccTGTTCCCTTCCATCTGgccacccatccatctacccacctgCTATCCCCCCTCCCAAAATaaatccaccatccatccattaCCCATTCATTCAGTCATCCTTCTATCCATCAACCTCCatctattcatttatccattttctaACCATCAAACCACTCACCCATCTGTTCGTCCATCCACCCATTctcccatccatccctccataAATTTCTATCAGCCATCCacctccatctatccatctacctATCCATTCACCCATgattcattccttccttccctccactcactcatccatccacccacccacccacctactCACCTGCCCATGCTTCCATTCATCCTTCTGCCCACCACTCATCTACCCAcccacccttccttccttccatccacccatcctcacatccatccatgaacCAACTATCCATCCACTTACTATCTATCCATCAACCCACACATCCAATCATCAGTTTGTCCAAACACCCATCCCTCTATCCATCAACTTCCAATTCTTtctatccatttattcatttcccATCCATCAGGCCACCCAGCCAGCCACATTACCCATCCTGCCATCCATCAtcctccatccttccttccaccCATCAACTCACCCACTGACCCATCCCTCCATCAATccatccatcattcattcatttattccacaaCATCCACCCATAAACTTACAACAACCTTCCATTATTCATTATCCATCCATCTGACCACCCATGCTCCCATGTACCACCCATCTATCCATGCCCTGACTATTCCACCCACctatcatccatctatccatctttcAACTCCATCCATCAATccaccattcattcatccatccactcatgCCTGTTTGGTTGTTTCCTTCCATCCACCCATATATACATCTACTTACTcacccatctatccacccatccattgaCCCACTCACCCACCatacatccatccacccatccatcaactCATTTATTTCCCCTAGTCAACTGTCATCCATCCAGTCCACATCCATCCTCCCTTTTTCCCATCCTTCCAAGCAACCATCCTCCATCCATCACTCACCAATCAATCTACCTTCCATCCATTCACtcacatttgcttcttttttttttccctcccctcacgtttgcttcttttttcattCCTTCTACCCATCCACTTACCCACtcacccatccttccatccatccatacacCCATTAAtcacttcattcatttctctCCAAGGCACCTTTGCTGCCTTGCACAATCTGGGAAGGGCAGACAGGTTCCTGTCTCTTGGCCTCTTCTCtcagggatggatggatggatggatggatgcactTAGACCTGCCTCTGGGGTCCTGGCCCTCCTTGGAGACACCCTTCCTGGCTCCAGCCTGTTCATCTCTTCTGCTGCTGTTTCTCCTCTGCACCCCATACCGCTACATGCCAGCTTCACACTAAGCCCCAGGAACATGGTGTTGGgcctgaataaatgaatttttatttataaatgaattcTTTGAGTTGCTCATTCATACAACTGTCCTTCTGCACAACCTGATCATGTGCCCCCAGGTGACAAGCACAGGGCACACGTGACGTTCTTTCTTGCTCAGAGCAGTTATGAGGTACAGGTGGGAGGTTGAGGTTTGGGAAAGCTGAGCTGCACCTGACCGAGTCACCGACAGTGTGCTCGAGGAGGGCAGCAGGACAGGCTCTACACCGCCACTCACTCACCCACTCACTTACCTACTCGTACTGCAAAGCACTGACTGAGCAGATTCCAACGGAGCAAATCCTCCTCCCAGTGTCCTCTGCCTCCCCTTCTGGTCCATGGGTCTCAAACTGACACATCCACCGGGGCCACTTCTGGGACCGGCATGTAGGTGGGTGCCTAAGGGGGCTCAGCTGCCTTGGGAAGCTCCCACCTCTATCTCTACAGTGCCTTGAGTGGGGCCTCTGCCCTCCATACAATCCTGGCTGGAGGCTTCCAGAGGGGAAATGCCAAAGTTGGGTAAGCTGAGTTTCAAGGAGCTGGGCTGGTGTCCAAGGAGCATTTATGGAGCACCTGCTGCATGAAGGCAGGAGGCCCAAGGCAGCTAAGTGAAGCAGTTCACGGCCACCTGCCTGGGCTTGCATCATGGCTCCTCcccttccctgtgcctcagtcttCTGAGCTGAAAACAGGAACAATATAGTGGCCACCCCCTAGGATGTCTGTGTAGGACTGGAGGAGCAAAGACATTGAAAGCGCTTAACATCTGGCTCAGTGGGCAGATGGTGTCCAGCCACAGAGAGG is a genomic window of Ovis canadensis isolate MfBH-ARS-UI-01 breed Bighorn chromosome 5, ARS-UI_OviCan_v2, whole genome shotgun sequence containing:
- the PLPPR3 gene encoding phospholipid phosphatase-related protein type 3 isoform X1, with the translated sequence MISTKDKNKSPKDSMTLLPCFYFVELPIVASSIVSLYFLELTDLFKPAKVGFQCYDRTLSMPYVETSEELIPLLMLLSLAFAAPAASIMVGEGMLYCLQSRLWGRSGGLGGPEGSIHAGGCNFNSFLRRTVRFVGVHVFGLCATALVTDVIQLATGYHAPFFLTVCKPNYTLLGTSCEANPYITQDICSGHDTHAILSARKTFPSQHATLSAFAAVYVSVSAVPHPRCAIGANCPDHPLVPRQMYFNSVISDTTKLLKPILVFSFAIAAGVCGLTQITQYRSHPVDVYAGFLIGAGIAAYLACHAVGNFQAPPAERPVAPVPTKDALRALTQRGHDSVYQQNKSVSTDELGPPSRLEGVPRPVARDKTSLGSLKRASVDVDLLAPRSPMGKENMVTFSHTLPRVSTPSLDDPARRHMTIHVPLDASRSKQLISEWKQKSLEGRGLGLPDEGSPAHLRAPAEPMAEEEEEEEEEEEEEGEEGGPAPPSLYPTVQARPGLGPRVILPPRAGPQPLVHIPEEGAQAAAGLSPNSSAAVRAKWLMMAEKSGAAVATASAQPRMANPPRLLQVIAMSKAPGAPGPKAAETASSSSASSDSSQYRSPSDRDSASIVTIDAHAPHHPVVHLSAGNGPWEWKAAGVGAKGVEGEGGYELGDLARSFRGGAKPPGISPGSSVSDVDQEEPRFGAVATVNLATGEGLPPLGAVDGVLGPGSRESTLRRKAGPALGDREAAEAEAESYYRKMQAARRFKD
- the PLPPR3 gene encoding phospholipid phosphatase-related protein type 3 isoform X2; translation: MISTKDKNKSPKDSMTLLPCFYFVELPIVASSIVSLYFLELTDLFKPAKVGFQCYDRTLSMPYVETSEELIPLLMLLSLAFAAPAASIMVGEGMLYCLQSRLWGRSGGLGGPEGSIHAGGCNFNSFLRRTVRFVGVHVFGLCATALVTDVIQLATGYHAPFFLTVCKPNYTLLGTSCEANPYITQDICSGHDTHAILSARKTFPSQHATLSAFAAVYVSMYFNSVISDTTKLLKPILVFSFAIAAGVCGLTQITQYRSHPVDVYAGFLIGAGIAAYLACHAVGNFQAPPAERPVAPVPTKDALRALTQRGHDSVYQQNKSVSTDELGPPSRLEGVPRPVARDKTSLGSLKRASVDVDLLAPRSPMGKENMVTFSHTLPRVSTPSLDDPARRHMTIHVPLDASRSKQLISEWKQKSLEGRGLGLPDEGSPAHLRAPAEPMAEEEEEEEEEEEEEGEEGGPAPPSLYPTVQARPGLGPRVILPPRAGPQPLVHIPEEGAQAAAGLSPNSSAAVRAKWLMMAEKSGAAVATASAQPRMANPPRLLQVIAMSKAPGAPGPKAAETASSSSASSDSSQYRSPSDRDSASIVTIDAHAPHHPVVHLSAGNGPWEWKAAGVGAKGVEGEGGYELGDLARSFRGGAKPPGISPGSSVSDVDQEEPRFGAVATVNLATGEGLPPLGAVDGVLGPGSRESTLRRKAGPALGDREAAEAEAESYYRKMQAARRFKD
- the PLPPR3 gene encoding phospholipid phosphatase-related protein type 3 isoform X3, whose translation is MPYVETSEELIPLLMLLSLAFAAPAASIMVGEGMLYCLQSRLWGRSGGLGGPEGSIHAGGCNFNSFLRRTVRFVGVHVFGLCATALVTDVIQLATGYHAPFFLTVCKPNYTLLGTSCEANPYITQDICSGHDTHAILSARKTFPSQHATLSAFAAVYVSMYFNSVISDTTKLLKPILVFSFAIAAGVCGLTQITQYRSHPVDVYAGFLIGAGIAAYLACHAVGNFQAPPAERPVAPVPTKDALRALTQRGHDSVYQQNKSVSTDELGPPSRLEGVPRPVARDKTSLGSLKRASVDVDLLAPRSPMGKENMVTFSHTLPRVSTPSLDDPARRHMTIHVPLDASRSKQLISEWKQKSLEGRGLGLPDEGSPAHLRAPAEPMAEEEEEEEEEEEEEGEEGGPAPPSLYPTVQARPGLGPRVILPPRAGPQPLVHIPEEGAQAAAGLSPNSSAAVRAKWLMMAEKSGAAVATASAQPRMANPPRLLQVIAMSKAPGAPGPKAAETASSSSASSDSSQYRSPSDRDSASIVTIDAHAPHHPVVHLSAGNGPWEWKAAGVGAKGVEGEGGYELGDLARSFRGGAKPPGISPGSSVSDVDQEEPRFGAVATVNLATGEGLPPLGAVDGVLGPGSRESTLRRKAGPALGDREAAEAEAESYYRKMQAARRFKD